AAAACCGAACAGCGCTTCCCTCCATTCTGTTAGTCCAGTCACTCAAGAATAAGATGGATGAGCTTATTTCATGTGTCTCCTATCAGAGACTTGAAAAGCTGCAATATTATATGTCTTACTGAAACGTGGCTGGATGATGACCCTGTGTACGCAGTTCTCAGTGGATTCTCCATGCAGCGGCAGGATTGTACAGCGGCTGTGAAGAAGTCGAAAGGAGGTGGAGTGTGTTTTTTCATAAATAACAAGTGGTGTGCTGCTTCAAGTGTGAAGGAAATGTCAAGTTTTTGTTCAACGGATaaagaatacctcatgataagctgcaaacccttttatctaccaagagagttctcatcaaTATTTATCATGGCTgtctacatccctccccaggtcaACACCACTCTGGCACTCAACTAACTGTATGAgtccataaacaaacaagaaaccgctcacccagagacAGTTTTTGGTGGACGGAGAATTTAACGCAGAGAGACTTGAAACTGTCCTACCTCATCTCTACCAACATGTCTCCTGCAATAGGTGCGCTAAAACACTAGGCCACTTTTATTCTACCTACAGAAGTGCAGAAAAGtaccctccctcatcctcccttctGCATACCTGACCATGACTCTAttctgcttcctgtttacaaacaaAACCTCAAATAGGAGGTACCAGTGATGCGCCCAATACTGAAGTGGTTGGATAAGGACGTCACAaggctacaagactgttttgctagtacagactggcATATGTTCTGCGATTCATCTGATAGCATTGAGGACTTTACCATGACAGTCAcaggcttcatcaataaatgcatagacgatgtcatccccacagttaCTATAAGAacgtatccaaaccaaaaaccatggattacaggcaatatcagcactgggctaaaggctagagctaccgcttACATGGAACTGGACATGGACGCATACGCTACAACCTCTGACGAGACTTCAAACATGCAAAAGGACAATACAATTCCATGTAACTTAGTAGAACACCCACCCCTCCCCggtttagacagggcttagataAGTTAAGATGGGGCCACGTTTACTAGCTTGCTCTCTGAAGTGGTTTCCATCTGGAACATTAGCTATGTCAGGTTAAATCCAGACCAACCGAggcaccgggccatgcaaaaTGAACTTTCCCATTCCCACCTCAGGTTTGTCACTTCTTATTTGGAAAGAAGACTAcggcaaagatggtggataaattgtCTTAGTCAGGCCGTTTACCGTTGAAAAAAATTGTCACAGTTCCGGTCTGCTTAAGGCATGGCTCTCCCATTTTAGGACCAATGCGATAGCACCTGGGTCCGGTCTGCTTAGGTCATTGCCTATATCTGAACCAGAAAAACAATTACGAGTGGGCTGTTTCATTTCCTCTTCCATCTCTGACTGCAGTTAAGTGAGTTCAATGGCTAATCTGGACTCAgcggtagacgtaacatagtaaacttacatttcgtatgatatattacatttcgtatggtatgtattaatttgtggatgtccagtGGCAACAAACAATTCTCTTTTAAAAGTTATAGGCTACAATAAACTTACCGTTTCACCGTATAAAAACTATCGGTTGATAAATATGCAACAGTATGATAATGTGCGGAGACGTACTGGCAACAGGAATGTGCCTTTATGCCTTTCCCGACCACAagtaaaaactggttgaatcaatgtgtttccacgtcatttaagCCCAAAAGAATacatgtgatgacgttgaatcaacatggaaaagtgattggatttgcaaaaagtcaaccGAAGGGCATTGAATATTTTTTCTACACACAtttgaacctaaatccaatgacatggtgaaatgttttgttgatttcaccttGAATTCacgtaaatcaaaactagacgaactaacgtctgtgcccagtgggaggctACTACAAAAATGACCATAGAATAAAGTGTGTGGATGCATGGATTATGTGAGCAGCGCTAACATGTTTAGAGGGATGAATATGAATGACTTAGGTGCGAGTGTGCTTTTACACAGCGTTTTCCACTAGGAGGTAGTCAAAGACAGGAAATCTACTCAGTCTACAATCTGTAGTTCCTATctgcactactttttgacaagAGCCATATAGGCCTTGGTTAAAGGCATAGCTTGCCATTTGGGGCACAGACCTGGTCTCCAACACAATTTATGAACTACTCATTTACTCTCTGCCACACAGCAGGAGTATGTGGACTTATGTCCAggctatgtagagaatagggctTAAATTAGCTCTCTAAATGCCCTGATACCAAGACAGCATCACCAGGGGGAATGAAGCAGTCTGAAAACAGATCTAACCCACTGACCCGAAACAGCACCCTTTTGGGTATTTGGTTGTCTCGGTCCCAGAATACTCACAGGAATGTTACCCCCAAATAGAGGTCAGAGGGACTATCAAGGGACTGAGCTCTTGATCCAGCTTTCTTGTGATTGGTGCGAAGGGACAAGGGTTAGAGTGAGGAAATTAGAAACATGAGCTTGAAAGAGGTTCAATGTTTGTTAGCATCctagtagagagtagagaccatGGTTTTGTGCTCATTTCCCCCACCTTATTGCTAAGCTGCATCTTGCACTTAATGTATAGTGAATTCCTCGTGACCATTACATTACCTACCAAATGCATGAGAACTCAAGGTAGAATGACGACTCTACCAAGCTGGATTTAGCTCGCTCATGCGGTTGTCtggggttgtagagagaggagggtttgGGAGGTTGCCTTAGTGCGAGTTAGCAGGACCTGACATTACGCTGTCACTTTTTGATAATGCTCTGTCACTTCCTCCACTGTAGAGGGCCAGGAGATAGGCAGAGGAAACAGATGTGGACTTGATAATTACCAAGAGGACAATTGTGTAGAGAGCTCTGAGGTTTCATGATAGTGTTTAAGTCCAAGTTTGAACTTTATAGTAGATAAATATATCAATAAACATAGCATACTAGCAGTGTTGAATTGGAATTTACCCCAATTCTTGAATGCACTCATGAAGTGTAGAATTTGTTTAATTCAAGTTATGGAATTGAAATTAGACTGAATTGGAATTGAAAAAACATTTAATCTTTGGAATACCATATTTCTACATTTCCCATGATGGAATTAATGCCATTAATATCAAATATTGACTGCAGGATTTGTTTTAAATCTTTAACTTTTATCTAAATTTCCAGTGTAGCTAGGCTGTCTGAACACTGACATGATCAGCTTGAAAGCCTGAGGGAATTGAATTTGAGGAATTGTCATTGATAATATTGACTTGGGAAATTAATTATTGGAATTTACCTAACATAGGAATTGAGACTGACCTGGAATTTGAATTAAACAGAATTTACAGGGAGAAGGAATTAATCAACACTAAGTATGAGTACTTTGGCCATTAAACTCAAAGAAAAAAGACACCTcagaatacattttattttcctcAAAGCTTTATTGACTTACAGAAGCGTTGACAGTTTGGTGTTGGTCTTGTTTGTGTACATGAAACAGTGCTTCAATCCTTTCCATGATTTTGGTAAATTAGAATAGAAAAAAACAGCCATTGCTCAAAGTGTTGCTATGGTCTAAGTCTAACAGCTCAAGTGTAAACTAGACTCAGTGTGGTTGcatcaaatgacaccctattcccttagtgcactacttttcactagAGCCCTAtaaaaagtagagcactataacaTAGAAAAAAATGTGTCATTTGAGACTTGCCCGGTGTCTGTGGTCAAACAGAAACATTCAGTAAAGCTGGTTTCATCTCCTCTAAACAGTGTCTATCCTACCTAGCAACAACCCTACCAGATCAGCAAGTACCCCAACGTGTCAAAAAGGCACTTTCAAAGCTGTTTGTTTAGTTTTACTCACAAACAGAAATATCCCATTTTGCTTTCTCCTCATCCCCGACAGTGTTTTACACCCCCCCCCAGTATGCTGCTGCTAACTATTTTCTCTTCTCAATAGACATGCTATGTGATGTTCACTCCAAGTCATCATGGTTCTGGGTGGACTCATTGATCACCTGATGAGGGGGAGGGTTATAGTGAGTACGGCAACACTTTACTTGCAGCTTAcaggtataatgcattataacttGTCATAAGAATGTATGTGCCTTTATGATGTCTTAGTGTCAGGCCTCAGTGGACTTATGTCTAACATTAAAGTCGAACGGACAGACTTCAAACTCAGCCTTCACTGATGTAATGTCTAGTACTTACATGACCATCTCTAGTTTCAATGGTCTTGATCACAACCTTCTTTGACAGGTTGTCAATCATTGGTCTTGCCTCCAGCATGGATTCTGCAAGACGACGAAATATTGAATAGAGCGCAACTTGGATAAAATGATATTAAAATGTTCCACTCGATACAACACCATATGATTAACCGTTCTTGTCAAATCAGTAACTGAATTTAATTATTGCATACACCTTTGTCGCCATATAAGCGGTCACATTCCATTACATAATTTCTCTTTGAGAAGGACTTTCTGAGTCCCATCTATCAATAATGCAAAGGCTCAGCTGCATCACTCGGAGGTTATACGAGGATAGTGCTGCTGGTTCTCTGGTGAAGTTGTCAAGCTAGTGTTAAGTATATCCTCATGAGTAACACATTTCCACAGGAGGTAGTGCTCTGTTCTAAAGCTTTAAAGGGAACCTACCTCTCAAGTTAAATGATGAGAAGTTGGGCATGGGAGTGGTGATTCTAGGAGGGATAAAAAGACAGAGGGGGTAGGAGAGAAGGAAAAGCGCATTAGACACAGCTAGACGTCTGAAGATGAGAAACTGGCATGCAAACCACAGAAACACTAATCTTCCTTACAGGCCCGTTTAATACGCTTATCTAGTCCAGAGGAGAACACAAGATAAAACCTGTTTGTTTCAGTCTTGACTCATCTGTCTCTTGTATAAGCCACCATAATAAACTCCGAAATACACGTATTGTGGACAAACACCAACACAGGCAAATATATTtccctatatacacacacacacctccccctttCCCCCCTCATTATCTCTACTCCCTCATTCTCTGCCCTCTTTCTACTTTCTCTGCTTATGTCACCTGCTCCCCTCTCCCGCCAGCAGCTTGGTAGGCATCTCTGTCCATCATCATGACCTCACCTGCTCTCTTCTCCCTCCAGCAGCTTCCTGTAGGTGGCGATCTCTATGTCCAGGGCCATCTTGACGTTGAGAAGGTCCTGGTACTCTCTGAGGTGACGGGCCATCTCATCCTTCATGTTCCTGATGTCGTCCTCCAGGCGAGAGATGGTGTCTTGGAAGTTATTAGCCTCGCAGCCAAAGCTCTCCTCCAGCTCCCTCATCTGACGCTCCATGGACTCATTCTACACATCATAGGTTGATAAGAGATGACTGATTGTCTCAGGTTAAATTACGCTATGCTCTCATATATAAGTTTCCCTGAGATGTGGCTGTAGGAGTCTAAGTAAATATATAGTAGAGTCAGGAAGGGACTAGCTCCAACAAGACAGGCCATTGTCTGAGGTAAAGAGATGCTACACTGTAGTACATTTCAAAATTCTCTGCAAGGACACTTCCAGAAATTCCGTTAACATTGTATTGCATCTGGGTTGTTAAAATCAAGTCTTGGGAGGACACCAGAATGCACTCAGTCAGCCGAGGTGGTTTTGCTAGTCTATTTTTTTTGCATTCAACCACTCATTTCATTAAAGTTGCATTTCATCTGACTCAGCACAGGAGATGTTCTGCCAGTTCTCCTCACTCTAGTAGTACACTACATTTCCTCTGGAGTGAGATGTAGGGTTTGCTGGACACTCACTAGCGAGGCCCTTTGCTCCACTAGGAGCTGAAAGGAATAAGTCAGTCAATAGAGGAAGTGAACAGGGATAGTGGTTGCACCGGAAGTACTTACAGTTCCTTTGAGAGAGTCCACCTCACAGGTTAGGGCCTGTACCTGACGCCTGTACTCGTTAGCCTCCTGCTTGGCCTGCCGGATGGCATCGGTGTTACGATTCGCAGCCTCCGACAGGTCAGCAAActgagggggatggggagagataAAGATAGAtgggagagcgaaagagagcgggCAGAGAGGCCTTGTTAGTTTTCATTAAAGATTAAAAGGCTTTTTAATTAGCCTTAATTGATGTGTGGGAGTCTGAGGCAAGGGGATATAGACAGAAGGTGAGcgtgagcaagagagagggactTGTGTGAGAACTCTGCTCTACTCCTGAACCCTGAGATTAAAAGCTGAACGCTCAGCCTCTCACCCTGGCTGTAAACCCAGACGTTTAGCCTTAACGTGAAACAGGCAatttgtctctcgctctctgaaaACACTTTTACAGCATTAGAGAAACCACTTTGTATTACCTTTTATCCAATATGCATTGTCCTCAAATGTTTCCATTTAGTTTTCCATTGAGAAGATCAATATGCTTTAGAGCAATGCACCCTGCACTCACCCAGACCATTGTCATTGACTCAATGAGTGGTCAGCTGTCCACTCAATCCACTGAGCCCTACAGCACCATCTGGCCTGTTAGGAGACTGAAAAGCTAATCCTACAAGGAATAGCCCTGTTAGACATTTCTACTCTGTCATCCCTAGAGCGATCACTGCTGCAACTGCACACCAGAACTGCTACTGTGCTTTGTCATGGTAGGACAGCTTTGGATTCGTAAAACAGTTAACTAAAGAGCATTTGCAATCAATCTTCAAAGATTTAAAAGCCTGATGTTGTTCAGCTCCATAGCAAGAGACTAGCCTACTACGTCCTCTCAAAGTATAAACTTTCATTGTGATTAGTGACAGACGGGGCCAAAGAGACACGAAGCCAGTGTGAGGGATTGAACGACAGGTAGAGGACAGACAGTGTGAGGGATTGAACGACAGGTAGAGGACAGACAGTGTGAGGGATTGAACGACAGGTAGAGGACAGACAGTGTGAGGGATTGAACGACAGGTAGAGGACAGACAGTGTGAGGGATTGAACGACAGGTAGAGGACAGACAGTGTGAGGGATTGAACGACAGGTAGAGGACAGACAGTGTGAGGGATTGAACGACAGGTAGAGGACAGACAGTGTGAGGGATTGAACGACAGGTAGAGGACAGACAGTGTGAGGGATTGAACGACAGGTAGAGGACATACAGTGTGAGGGGACACagatgcatcccaaatagcacccccattcagtgcactacttttgaccaaagctatttgggacacagccataaTGTGAGTGAGGGGGTACtgaccttggacttgtaccagtcttcAGACTCCTGGAGGTTCCTGCTGGCCAAGGTCTCGTACTGCACACGCACGTCCCTTAGGGCAGCCGTCAAATCAGGCTTGGCCACATCCATATCGATCTGGATATGCTGATCCTGGATCTGTGCCTGCAGCTCAGCAACCTCCTACAGAATGGATAAAGGAGGGGGACGGTTACAATACTGATCTTAGATCAGAAGGTTACCTCACTGGCTAACGTCCAATAATGTACCGTGGTCACAGGTGTTTGTTACAGTATACTCAATGTAGATGGGTTGTTGGGTAACTTGATGTAAACCAACATATTCAGCCAAACCCCTTCAAAAGGGATTTTTCAAATTGATTTTGCTGTTGAACTTCCTGTGCGGGGGGTTTTCCTCCTTGATCTAAGTCTTTGCTCCACCTGCCATGCATTTATCCTCTAGACAGTAATTCTCAGACTTCCGATCCGCTGAGTGTGTAATCACCATGGCAATGACCCTGCTGGCCAGGCCAATACCATGATCCTCTTAAGCCTTGGTGATGGCGGAGGTGGCCGGACACAGACTGTCCGAACTTGGCACAGGTGGGGGTGTAAGGTTAGATGGACAGACTGTTAAGTGACAACACCATGGTCACCTGACACCTCTCACCTGTCCCAACagacatcagatgacctggtcatTCAGCGTCCTAATAAACACTAACTATCCATTGGGACAGGTGTGGGTGTCAGGTAAGGTTGGAGGGGCAGGTGTTAACCTCAGTCTCACCTCGTCATGCAGTTTCCTGAGGAAGAGGATTTCCTCCTGAAGAGACTCCACCTTCCTCTCCAGGTCCAGACGAGCAAGGGAGGCATTGTCCACATCCTACACACAGGAAACATTTAGCACAAAGTTCTACATCACATTCTAGATCCCATACAGTGGCATTGCAGAAAATAGTGGTACATAAAATGTTTGGGTAAGAGTCTAAATGGCATATGAAGAGTATCATGCCAAAAAGCTACACATTTTCacaaatgttggtaaattagcatTTGCTCTTTAAAtaattagatagtgaaaaaaatGTTTATCTAAATCATGAGATGGGGTTGTTCAATGCcatgtatttgtttgaaatcACTTGAGGGTTTCATGTCATATCAAAATGCTATATCCACCTCACTCGCAAAGACAAGttcagtcaaatgtaacaaataactagatttttaataaagaaatgtacaAATTATACACATGACAATTTGTTATAATTCAATAAAGTCATGTCATTTAGCAGGTGGTCTTATCCAAAGAGATTTACactaagtgcattcatcttaagatcaATCGCTAGGTGTGACAACCAGAGTCAAAAGTACAGGATACAAACATTCCATGTCAGGTAAACAATGGCTATATAgcattttgcaacaaaaaaatgtatattttcatacacctaaaatctattaaatatataatttttaTTTTCTTGCACACATGAAGCAATCATTTTTGatgaaaaaacaaaaatgtgaagtgtgtatatagcattttggaaatTAATATATTATATAAAATACCTTTTAATCAATTTTCCAAATCCAGAGACATGGTCTCCTTACTATGTCTCAGGTAACTTCTGTATAATGCATTGTATTAAACCCATATTTTTCACATCTTGAAGGCCTGTCAGTGCTGAACATCTTGAGCCAAACTCCCAGCAACACCATGTCATTAAATCACACAGAAGCTGTCATTTCCTGTATTTAAAATCCCTAATGAAGAATAAGTGAACAAGCAGCGTAGTTACTGGGGGAAAATAATCAGTCAGGAAtcagataaaatatattttttaaattaaaaaaaattaaaaaaatcagCCTCATGTCAATAAAGCTCAATTTCTAAGTCTTTCCAGCATAAGTGCCTTACTGCTGGACACATACAGATTGCTGGCCTCTAGTTTCCGCTCTGTCACCCTCTGGCCCGGATCCGGAGAGCCCTTGTTGCCAGCGCCAGATGTACTTGAACAAACactgtctgtttgtctgctgccTGCCGGCCGACCAGTGTGCTGAGGTCAGTCAGTGCCGCtcacccacccctcctccccgCCACTGGTACCGCCCACCCAGACAACAGCTTGCTTTGTCATTTAACCCACCTCTCCATCGCCTCATCAACAACAGAAACAATGGCATTGGAGAATCAGCTTTCCTGCCATAATTTCCAACTGGGACAAAGCTGTCCATTGAGCTCTGTGTTTAAAACAGACAGTGACACGGTGGCTGGCCCGGACCAGACCGGGCCTGGATGGAGGAGAGCTGCTGTGGACCTTCCTCTGTTCGGTTCTGACAGCCGTTTCAACAGCTGGG
This region of Salvelinus alpinus chromosome 8, SLU_Salpinus.1, whole genome shotgun sequence genomic DNA includes:
- the vim gene encoding vimentin, which gives rise to MNRTTNRQTTSSSSYKRMFGGEGRPGVGMARSTLSSRQYSSPVRSSRMSYSVSSAPPSIYASKNVRLRSSAPMPRLSSDTVDFALSDAINSEFKANRTNEKAEMQHLNDRFASYIDKVRFLEQQNKILLAELEQIKGKGASRIGDLYEDEMRDLRRQVDQLTNEKAHVEVDRDNLGEDIERLREKLQDEMIQKEEAEHNLQSFRQDVDNASLARLDLERKVESLQEEILFLRKLHDEEVAELQAQIQDQHIQIDMDVAKPDLTAALRDVRVQYETLASRNLQESEDWYKSKFADLSEAANRNTDAIRQAKQEANEYRRQVQALTCEVDSLKGTNESMERQMRELEESFGCEANNFQDTISRLEDDIRNMKDEMARHLREYQDLLNVKMALDIEIATYRKLLEGEESRITTPMPNFSSFNLRESMLEARPMIDNLSKKVVIKTIETRDGHVINESTQNHDDLE